In Holophagales bacterium, one DNA window encodes the following:
- a CDS encoding RtcB family protein has translation MRVDGIVYASGAMMKEIERDESLQQVANVAHLPGILTASIAMPDIHWGYGFPIGGVAAMDVDEGVVSPGGVGYDINCGVRLLRSELSVDEVRPRMRELVAQLFRNVPTGVGAGRRDLKLPPRELSRVLERGAAWAVGEGMGVAADLEHIEEGGRLRGADPDEVSSRALERGGGQLGTLGSGNHFCEVQVVDEIHDPVAADALGLFAGQITVLIHSGSRGLGHQVCSDFLKVMLDAARRHGIELPDRQLCCAPIRSEEGRRYLAAMSAAANFAFANRQVMTHWVRESFAATLGRPWERLGLGVVYDVCHNIAKFETVEVEGRRRQVCVHRKGATRAYPPGHPETPAAYREVGQPVIIPGDMGRYSFVLVGTPRGFAETFGSTCHGAGRRMSRHKAKAAARGRDLKAELAERGVVVMADGMATIAEEMPEAYKDVAEVVDVVERAGISRKVARLRPLGVIKG, from the coding sequence ATGCGGGTCGACGGCATCGTCTACGCCAGCGGGGCGATGATGAAGGAGATCGAGCGCGACGAGAGCCTGCAGCAGGTGGCCAACGTCGCGCACCTGCCCGGGATCCTCACCGCCTCGATCGCCATGCCCGACATCCACTGGGGCTACGGCTTCCCGATCGGCGGGGTGGCCGCGATGGATGTGGACGAAGGGGTGGTGTCGCCGGGTGGCGTCGGCTACGACATCAACTGCGGCGTCCGGCTGCTGCGTTCCGAGCTCTCGGTCGACGAGGTGCGCCCGCGCATGCGCGAGCTCGTGGCCCAGCTCTTCCGCAACGTGCCGACGGGGGTCGGCGCCGGCCGCCGCGACCTCAAGCTGCCGCCGCGCGAGCTCTCGCGGGTGCTCGAGAGGGGTGCCGCGTGGGCGGTGGGCGAGGGGATGGGCGTCGCCGCCGATCTCGAACACATCGAGGAGGGAGGGAGGTTGCGCGGTGCCGATCCGGACGAGGTCTCGTCTCGCGCTCTCGAGCGCGGGGGCGGTCAGCTCGGCACGCTCGGCTCGGGGAACCACTTCTGCGAGGTCCAGGTGGTCGACGAGATCCACGACCCGGTCGCCGCGGACGCCCTCGGCCTCTTCGCCGGCCAGATCACCGTGCTCATCCACAGCGGTTCACGCGGTCTCGGCCACCAGGTCTGCAGCGATTTCCTGAAGGTGATGCTGGACGCGGCGCGACGCCACGGCATCGAGCTGCCCGACCGGCAGCTCTGCTGCGCGCCGATCCGCTCGGAGGAGGGGCGGCGCTACCTCGCGGCAATGTCGGCGGCGGCGAATTTCGCCTTTGCCAACCGGCAGGTGATGACCCACTGGGTGCGCGAGAGCTTCGCGGCGACGCTGGGGCGCCCGTGGGAGCGGTTGGGGCTCGGCGTCGTCTACGACGTCTGCCACAACATCGCCAAGTTCGAGACCGTCGAAGTGGAGGGTCGGCGGCGCCAGGTCTGCGTCCACCGCAAGGGAGCGACGCGCGCCTATCCGCCCGGGCATCCGGAGACGCCGGCGGCCTACCGCGAGGTCGGCCAGCCGGTGATCATCCCCGGCGACATGGGGCGCTACTCCTTCGTGCTCGTCGGCACGCCGCGCGGCTTTGCCGAGACCTTCGGCTCGACCTGCCACGGCGCCGGCCGGCGGATGTCGCGCCACAAGGCGAAGGCGGCGGCGCGCGGGCGCGATCTCAAGGCCGAGCTCGCCGAGCGCGGTGTGGTGGTGATGGCCGACGGCATGGCGACGATCGCCGAGGAGATGCCGGAGGCGTACAAGGACGTCGCCGAGGTCGTGGACGTCGTCGAGCGGGCCGGGATCAGCCGAAAGGTCGCCCGGCTTCGCCCTCTCGGGGTCATCAAGGGATAG
- a CDS encoding DegT/DnrJ/EryC1/StrS family aminotransferase, with the protein MASSEPTAAPAVRERIPLAEPDLRGRELEYVVDCVKSGWISSIGPYVNRFEEALAETTGTKRALTTSNGTVALHLALAALGIGPGDEVIVPDLTFAATANAVLYCGATPVLVDVREEDWGLDPSLVEAAITPRTKALLPVHLYGHPCDLEAVLAIAERHRLAVVEDAAEALGARFDDRPIGSFGDIACLSFYGNKTITTGEGGACVTSRADLADRMSFLRDHGMNKARRYWHEEVGFNYRMTSLQAAVGLAQIERLGELVAARRRNAARYRERLDGLGLLLSPETRRSSSSFWMFNLVLPEGSSLDRDALAHALAASGIDSRTVFYPLHHMPPYAKLVRPGQSFPVADRLGARGLTLPSATTLTEDEIDRVANAVRRALGAPAWETSRSAATTTS; encoded by the coding sequence ATGGCATCCTCCGAACCGACCGCCGCTCCGGCCGTCCGCGAGCGCATCCCGCTTGCCGAGCCCGACCTGCGTGGAAGAGAGCTCGAGTACGTCGTCGACTGCGTGAAGAGCGGTTGGATCTCTTCGATCGGCCCTTACGTCAATCGCTTCGAGGAGGCGCTGGCCGAAACCACCGGAACGAAGCGCGCGTTGACCACCTCGAACGGCACCGTCGCGCTCCACCTGGCGCTGGCCGCTCTGGGAATCGGTCCGGGAGACGAGGTGATCGTTCCCGACCTGACGTTCGCCGCGACGGCCAACGCCGTTCTCTATTGTGGTGCGACCCCGGTGCTCGTCGACGTGCGCGAGGAGGACTGGGGTCTCGACCCGAGCCTGGTCGAGGCCGCGATCACTCCGCGGACCAAGGCGCTTCTTCCGGTCCATCTCTACGGACATCCGTGCGATCTCGAGGCGGTGCTCGCCATCGCCGAGCGCCATCGCCTGGCGGTGGTGGAGGACGCTGCCGAGGCCCTCGGCGCCCGCTTCGACGACCGGCCGATCGGCAGCTTCGGCGACATCGCCTGTCTGTCGTTCTACGGCAACAAGACGATCACCACGGGCGAAGGCGGCGCCTGCGTCACCTCGCGGGCCGATCTCGCCGACCGGATGTCGTTTCTCCGCGACCACGGGATGAACAAGGCCCGCCGCTACTGGCACGAAGAGGTGGGCTTCAACTACCGGATGACCAGCCTTCAGGCGGCGGTCGGACTGGCGCAGATCGAACGCCTCGGCGAGCTCGTCGCCGCGCGTCGTCGCAACGCGGCGCGCTACCGGGAGCGTCTCGACGGGCTCGGTCTGCTCCTTTCGCCGGAGACCCGCCGGTCGTCGAGCTCGTTCTGGATGTTCAATCTGGTCCTGCCGGAAGGCTCGTCGCTCGACCGCGATGCGCTGGCCCACGCGCTAGCCGCCTCGGGCATCGACTCGCGCACCGTGTTCTATCCGCTGCACCACATGCCACCGTACGCGAAGCTCGTTCGACCGGGGCAGAGCTTCCCGGTCGCGGATCGACTCGGTGCGCGTGGTCTCACCCTCCCCTCGGCGACCACGCTCACCGAGGACGAGATCGATCGGGTCGCCAACGCCGTGCGGCGAGCCCTGGGAGCGCCGGCTTGGGAGACCTCGCGGTCCGCAGCCACTACGACGAGCTGA
- a CDS encoding class I SAM-dependent methyltransferase: MGDLAVRSHYDELSAAYDRDRNHRFFAQGIERYLAALAPRPGRVLEVGCGTGGYLAELRRRGVEAFGVDYSPRMCESARAKLAALGLDGEALVRCADVEESTGFDEPFDSIVLMDCWEFLPHPERAMATVHAALVPGGRLALFTPNQTFRLPLTALELLRIKKLRPAFMFRNSSVRRVLALSAGRFRLLERGTMFLGLESWFVFERIDG, from the coding sequence TTGGGAGACCTCGCGGTCCGCAGCCACTACGACGAGCTGAGCGCGGCCTACGACCGCGATCGGAATCACCGGTTCTTCGCCCAGGGGATCGAGCGCTACCTCGCGGCGCTCGCGCCTCGCCCCGGGCGCGTGCTCGAGGTCGGGTGCGGGACCGGTGGCTATCTCGCCGAGCTCCGCCGGCGCGGCGTCGAGGCGTTCGGAGTCGACTACTCGCCGCGCATGTGCGAGTCGGCCCGGGCCAAGCTCGCGGCGCTCGGGCTCGACGGAGAGGCGTTGGTCCGCTGTGCCGACGTCGAAGAGTCCACCGGTTTCGACGAGCCGTTCGACTCGATCGTCCTCATGGACTGCTGGGAGTTCCTGCCGCACCCCGAGCGTGCGATGGCGACGGTCCATGCCGCGCTCGTGCCGGGCGGCCGCCTGGCGCTCTTCACCCCCAACCAGACCTTTCGCCTGCCGCTGACGGCGCTCGAGCTGCTGCGCATCAAGAAGCTGCGCCCGGCCTTCATGTTCCGCAATTCGAGCGTGCGTCGCGTGCTGGCGCTCTCCGCCGGCCGATTCCGGCTGCTCGAACGGGGAACGATGTTCCTCGGCCTCGAGAGCTGGTTCGTCTTCGAGCGGATCGACGGCTGA
- a CDS encoding glycosyltransferase, giving the protein MLSVIMPTRNERENVELLIYTLLAILEPPTGGEFELLVVDDSVDGSDTYLAERLKPYRHVRFHHRAKGTGLGTAIGDGVEMARRKFVLAMDTDFNHNPLELPRLLAGMGKADLVGGSRFLSGGDMPGHRFRYHCSRTFNLFVRRTLGISTTDNLAGFWVAERERILALKRQWDFFYGYGDYYIRLLLAGHLLGWRVEELPVRYLQRLTGESKTSFVKELRRYTGTVLALKREIPALRSRLDGARSS; this is encoded by the coding sequence GTGCTCTCGGTCATCATGCCCACGCGCAACGAGCGCGAGAACGTCGAGCTGCTGATCTACACGCTGCTGGCCATCCTCGAGCCGCCGACCGGCGGCGAGTTCGAGCTGCTGGTGGTCGACGACAGCGTCGACGGCAGCGACACCTACCTGGCCGAGCGGCTGAAGCCCTACCGGCACGTCCGATTCCACCACCGCGCCAAGGGGACCGGGCTCGGCACGGCGATCGGCGACGGCGTGGAGATGGCGCGTCGCAAGTTCGTCCTGGCCATGGACACCGACTTCAATCACAACCCGCTCGAGCTGCCGCGGCTGCTCGCCGGCATGGGGAAGGCCGACCTCGTGGGTGGCTCGCGCTTCCTCTCCGGCGGCGACATGCCGGGGCACCGCTTCCGCTACCACTGCAGCCGGACGTTCAATCTCTTCGTCCGCCGCACCCTCGGGATCTCGACCACCGACAACCTGGCGGGCTTCTGGGTCGCCGAGCGGGAGCGGATCCTCGCCCTCAAGCGCCAATGGGACTTCTTCTACGGCTACGGCGACTACTACATCCGCCTCCTGCTCGCCGGGCACCTGCTCGGCTGGCGAGTCGAGGAGCTCCCCGTCCGTTACCTCCAGCGCCTGACCGGCGAGAGCAAGACCAGCTTCGTCAAGGAGCTGCGGCGCTACACCGGGACGGTGCTGGCGCTCAAGCGCGAGATCCCGGCGCTGCGCTCACGCCTCGACGGGGCTCGCTCTTCCTGA
- the nadA gene encoding quinolinate synthase NadA, with protein sequence MSATETIEIPETAFTSDFAVEAAAAGLRARLSRVLPAAEIALHAPVVAEIQRLKRERNAVLLVHNYQTPEIFHGVADLVGDSLALAEQAATTEADVIVLCGVHFMAETAKVLNPGKTVLIPDLAAGCSLADSITAADIRRLRELHPGVPVVTYVNTTAEVKAESDICCTSGNAVEVVESLGVEKVIFLPDEYLGRWVASQTDVDVVLWKGHCEVHERFTAADVALFRQAWPDVSVIAHPECPPEVLAAADYVGSTAGMIRYVADRRPPRVAMITECSMSDNVAVEFPDVEFVRPCNLCPHMKRITLPRIQRSLETLTHRVEIEPELARRARRAVERMLAVGRGKGR encoded by the coding sequence ATGAGTGCGACCGAGACGATCGAGATTCCCGAGACCGCCTTCACCTCGGACTTCGCCGTGGAAGCGGCGGCTGCCGGGTTGCGGGCGCGTCTCTCGCGGGTATTGCCCGCCGCCGAGATTGCGCTGCACGCGCCGGTGGTGGCCGAGATTCAGCGCCTCAAGCGGGAGCGCAACGCGGTCCTCCTGGTGCACAACTACCAGACGCCCGAGATCTTCCACGGGGTGGCCGATCTGGTGGGGGATTCGCTTGCGCTCGCAGAGCAGGCGGCGACGACCGAGGCCGACGTGATCGTGCTCTGCGGCGTTCATTTCATGGCCGAGACGGCGAAGGTGCTCAACCCGGGCAAGACGGTGCTCATCCCCGATCTCGCCGCCGGTTGCTCGCTTGCCGACTCGATCACCGCCGCCGACATCCGTCGCCTGCGCGAGCTCCATCCGGGAGTCCCCGTGGTCACCTACGTCAACACCACGGCGGAGGTGAAGGCGGAGTCGGACATCTGCTGCACCTCGGGCAACGCCGTCGAAGTCGTCGAGTCGCTGGGAGTGGAGAAGGTGATCTTCCTCCCGGACGAGTACCTCGGCCGCTGGGTGGCCTCGCAGACCGACGTCGACGTGGTGCTCTGGAAGGGGCACTGCGAGGTGCACGAGCGGTTCACCGCCGCCGACGTGGCGCTCTTCCGGCAGGCCTGGCCGGACGTGTCGGTGATCGCGCATCCGGAGTGTCCGCCGGAGGTGCTCGCCGCCGCCGACTACGTCGGATCGACGGCCGGGATGATCCGCTACGTGGCGGACCGCCGTCCGCCGCGGGTGGCGATGATCACCGAGTGCTCGATGAGCGACAACGTCGCCGTGGAGTTCCCGGACGTGGAGTTCGTGCGGCCCTGCAACCTCTGTCCGCACATGAAGCGCATCACCCTGCCGCGCATCCAGCGCAGCCTCGAGACGTTGACCCATCGTGTCGAGATCGAGCCGGAGCTTGCGCGCCGGGCGCGCCGCGCGGTCGAGCGGATGCTCGCCGTCGGGCGGGGTAAGGGGCGGTAA
- a CDS encoding L-aspartate oxidase, with protein sequence MNVGSREVGEELWSDVIVVGAGAAGLTAALGAADRGVTLLAKAPLGEGAATGWAQGGVAAAVGSDDSPALHAADTVAAGAGLCDPTSVERLVESGPEAIERLLALGTRLDRASDGSLAAGQEAAHQRRRVLHAADATGREILRALVEAVRREPRVRTFAPAHAEALVLAAGRVVGVLARHDDGRRVLHRGRAVVLATGGIGRLYRHTTNPPEASGDGLVLAARAGAVLADLEFVQFHPTALAAGADPLPLLTEALRGEGAVLVDERGVRFMVDEHPLAELAPRDVVSRAIWWQLEAGRRVFLDAREAVGSRFAERFPTVLAACLAAGIDPRLVPMPVAPAAHYHMGGIATDGEGRTSLPGLWAAGEVASTGVHGANRLASNSLLEALVFGARVARDLAHAELAAVARREALPELPQGPAASGEREAELRDLMWRRVGLVRDGQGLAEAVERLAREVTPAPPGSLGAFATAGWLIAAAAGARQESRGGHFRCDFPATDARLAQRSFAVAELDGAYPRLRPLGRSDRDETAVAQ encoded by the coding sequence ATGAACGTCGGCAGTCGCGAAGTCGGCGAAGAGCTCTGGAGCGACGTCATCGTCGTCGGCGCCGGGGCGGCGGGCCTCACCGCGGCGCTCGGTGCCGCGGATCGCGGCGTGACGCTGCTCGCCAAGGCGCCGCTCGGTGAGGGCGCGGCGACAGGATGGGCGCAGGGCGGAGTGGCGGCGGCGGTCGGGAGCGACGACTCGCCAGCCCTCCATGCCGCCGACACCGTCGCCGCCGGTGCCGGGTTGTGCGATCCGACCAGCGTCGAGCGATTGGTCGAATCGGGACCGGAGGCGATCGAACGCCTGCTGGCCCTGGGGACCCGGCTCGACCGCGCGAGCGACGGCTCGCTCGCCGCCGGGCAGGAGGCGGCGCACCAGCGTCGCCGCGTGCTGCATGCCGCCGATGCGACCGGGCGCGAGATCCTCCGCGCCCTCGTCGAGGCGGTGCGGCGTGAGCCGCGCGTGCGGACCTTCGCCCCGGCGCACGCCGAAGCGCTCGTGCTCGCCGCCGGTCGGGTGGTCGGCGTCCTTGCCCGCCACGACGACGGGCGACGCGTGCTGCACCGCGGGCGGGCCGTCGTGCTCGCCACCGGCGGGATCGGGCGGCTCTACCGCCACACGACGAATCCTCCGGAGGCGTCTGGGGACGGGTTGGTGCTTGCGGCACGGGCCGGGGCGGTGCTCGCCGACCTCGAGTTCGTGCAGTTTCATCCGACGGCGCTCGCTGCCGGGGCCGATCCCCTGCCGCTGCTCACCGAGGCGTTGCGCGGCGAGGGTGCCGTGCTGGTCGACGAGCGGGGCGTGCGCTTCATGGTCGACGAGCATCCGCTCGCCGAGCTCGCTCCGCGCGACGTCGTCTCCCGCGCCATCTGGTGGCAGCTCGAGGCGGGGCGACGGGTCTTCCTCGACGCTCGGGAGGCGGTAGGTAGCCGCTTCGCCGAGCGGTTCCCGACGGTTCTGGCGGCCTGCCTCGCCGCCGGCATCGACCCGCGGCTCGTGCCGATGCCGGTCGCTCCCGCCGCGCACTATCACATGGGCGGGATCGCCACCGACGGCGAGGGACGGACCTCCCTGCCGGGGCTCTGGGCGGCAGGCGAGGTCGCGTCGACGGGCGTGCATGGCGCGAATCGGCTGGCTTCGAACTCGCTGCTCGAAGCCCTGGTGTTCGGCGCGCGGGTGGCGCGCGACCTGGCGCACGCCGAGCTGGCGGCCGTGGCGCGACGGGAAGCGCTGCCGGAGCTGCCGCAAGGACCTGCGGCCTCGGGCGAGCGCGAGGCGGAGCTGCGCGACCTGATGTGGCGGCGGGTCGGGCTGGTGCGGGACGGACAGGGACTGGCAGAGGCGGTCGAACGGCTCGCTCGCGAGGTGACGCCGGCGCCTCCGGGTTCGCTCGGCGCCTTCGCCACCGCCGGCTGGCTGATCGCCGCGGCGGCTGGGGCGCGCCAGGAGAGTCGCGGAGGGCACTTCCGCTGCGACTTCCCGGCGACCGATGCACGGCTGGCCCAGCGCAGCTTCGCCGTTGCCGAGCTCGACGGAGCGTATCCGCGCCTTCGACCTCTCGGGAGATCCGACCGCGACGAGACGGCGGTGGCGCAATGA
- the nadC gene encoding carboxylating nicotinate-nucleotide diphosphorylase yields MSSLSPLLYDDVVRRALAEDLGRAGDLTTEAIVDPAALARASVVARGAGRIAGLEAALHAFVLLDAGMTFERLASDGDEVAADTPLARLTGKARALLSAERTALNLLGRLCGIAAATQDLVRRIEGTRARVADTRKTTPLLRALEKYAVRCGGGVNHRFGLDDAVLIKDNHLAVAGSVRAAVEKARSHVGHLVRIEVEVDTLAQLEEALAVGVEAVLLDNMDVATLRRAVERVAGRAITEASGGVRPETIRAIAETGVDLISVGWLTHSAPALDVALDFET; encoded by the coding sequence ATGAGCTCGCTCTCGCCGTTGCTCTACGACGACGTCGTCCGGCGGGCGCTGGCGGAAGACCTCGGGCGCGCCGGCGACCTGACGACCGAGGCGATCGTCGATCCCGCGGCGCTCGCGCGGGCGTCCGTCGTCGCCCGGGGCGCCGGCCGCATCGCCGGGCTGGAGGCGGCGCTGCACGCCTTCGTTCTCCTGGACGCCGGCATGACGTTCGAGCGCCTGGCGAGCGACGGAGACGAGGTCGCGGCCGACACGCCGCTCGCTCGCCTCACCGGGAAGGCGCGGGCCCTCCTCTCCGCCGAGCGGACCGCGCTCAACCTGCTCGGCCGCCTCTGCGGTATCGCCGCGGCGACTCAGGACCTCGTGCGGCGGATCGAGGGGACGCGGGCCCGAGTCGCCGACACGCGCAAGACGACGCCGCTCCTGCGGGCGCTCGAGAAGTACGCCGTGCGCTGCGGCGGCGGCGTCAACCACCGCTTCGGTCTCGACGACGCGGTGCTGATCAAGGACAACCACCTCGCGGTGGCTGGCTCGGTGCGCGCAGCGGTGGAGAAGGCACGCTCGCACGTCGGCCACCTCGTCCGGATCGAGGTCGAGGTCGACACCCTCGCTCAGCTCGAGGAGGCGCTGGCGGTCGGCGTCGAGGCGGTGCTGCTCGACAACATGGACGTCGCCACGCTGCGTCGCGCCGTGGAACGGGTCGCCGGCCGCGCCATCACCGAGGCATCCGGCGGCGTCCGTCCGGAGACGATCCGTGCGATCGCCGAGACCGGCGTCGACCTGATCTCCGTCGGCTGGCTGACCCACAGCGCCCCCGCCCTCGACGTCGCGCTCGATTTCGAGACGTGA
- the lipA gene encoding lipoyl synthase, with the protein MSDALVTIGRKAVEAEAAPAARARREGRPSWLRIKLATPEEYHKVRGLVTRLKLNTVCEEARCPNIYECWGEHGTATFMILGDICTRRCGFCAVTSGRPKPGVDAEEPEHVAEAVATMGLRHAVITSVDRDDLDDGGAAHWAAVIRAIHRRVPECSVEVLTPDFRGVPEALDVVLAAVPEIFSHNVETVPRLYRTARPGSRYEQSLALLAEASRRRDAGSYRGRVKTGIMLGLGELPDEVEATMRDIRAAGVEVMTLGQYLQPSREHLPVDRFVHPDEFARYRAFAAEIGFTHCEAGPLVRSSYHAHEQVGRSLRG; encoded by the coding sequence ATGAGCGACGCACTGGTCACGATCGGCCGCAAGGCCGTGGAAGCAGAAGCCGCGCCGGCGGCGCGGGCGCGGCGGGAGGGGCGGCCTTCCTGGCTGCGCATCAAGCTGGCCACACCGGAGGAGTACCACAAGGTCCGCGGTCTGGTGACGCGCCTCAAGCTCAACACGGTGTGCGAGGAGGCTCGCTGCCCGAACATCTACGAGTGCTGGGGCGAGCACGGCACCGCGACGTTCATGATTCTCGGCGACATCTGCACCCGGCGGTGCGGCTTCTGTGCCGTGACCTCGGGGCGTCCGAAGCCGGGCGTCGACGCCGAGGAACCGGAGCACGTGGCCGAAGCGGTGGCGACGATGGGTTTGCGCCACGCGGTGATCACCTCGGTCGATCGCGACGATCTCGACGACGGCGGGGCGGCGCACTGGGCGGCGGTGATTCGCGCCATTCACCGTCGGGTGCCGGAATGCAGCGTGGAGGTACTGACTCCCGACTTCCGCGGGGTGCCCGAAGCGCTCGACGTGGTTCTCGCCGCCGTGCCGGAGATCTTCTCGCACAACGTCGAGACGGTGCCACGCCTCTATCGTACGGCGCGGCCCGGAAGCCGGTACGAGCAGTCGCTGGCGCTGCTTGCCGAAGCGAGTCGGCGGCGGGACGCCGGCTCGTATCGCGGGCGGGTGAAGACCGGCATCATGCTGGGGCTCGGTGAGCTGCCGGACGAGGTCGAGGCGACGATGCGCGACATCCGCGCCGCCGGTGTCGAGGTGATGACGCTGGGGCAGTATCTCCAGCCGAGCCGCGAGCACCTGCCGGTCGACCGCTTCGTCCACCCGGACGAGTTCGCGCGCTATCGCGCCTTCGCGGCCGAGATCGGGTTCACCCACTGCGAGGCCGGTCCGCTGGTGCGCTCGAGCTACCACGCGCACGAGCAGGTCGGACGCAGCCTGCGCGGCTGA
- a CDS encoding GNAT family N-acetyltransferase, which translates to MASAATVRVRPLDELDLTEVVRIVETTGGGYDPRFWEDRVATWLRRDPEGALVAEVDGTVAGFMLGEVRRGEFGFAEPTGWIEVLGVDPQHRGKAVGRALAEALFAHFRAQGAAAVRTLVEESRPELVSFFATLGFEPAPIRPLLKRL; encoded by the coding sequence ATGGCTTCCGCTGCGACCGTCCGCGTCCGCCCGCTCGACGAGCTCGACCTGACCGAGGTCGTGCGGATCGTCGAGACGACCGGCGGCGGCTACGACCCGCGCTTCTGGGAGGATCGCGTCGCCACCTGGCTGCGCCGCGACCCGGAGGGAGCTCTCGTCGCCGAGGTGGACGGCACGGTGGCTGGTTTCATGCTCGGCGAGGTGCGGCGTGGCGAGTTCGGTTTCGCCGAGCCGACAGGCTGGATCGAGGTGCTCGGGGTGGATCCGCAGCATCGCGGCAAGGCCGTCGGGCGAGCCCTGGCCGAGGCGCTCTTCGCCCACTTCCGAGCACAGGGCGCGGCCGCGGTGCGCACCCTCGTCGAGGAGAGCCGCCCGGAGCTCGTGTCCTTCTTCGCCACCCTCGGCTTCGAGCCCGCGCCGATCCGCCCCCTGCTCAAGCGTCTGTGA
- a CDS encoding phenylacetate-CoA oxygenase subunit PaaI, whose amino-acid sequence MSMTETLLPKPYHAAVERFRDLYLPDYGFLVDKWETHFPREPRFKLCAYRECGMCGVVECGERQGEAKWTSATAIPEEQARHLFAMIRAQASTEFGSIQQHQLTLSRAADEEEQVWILRMMAEELRHGYQMLHLLVDDDWSAATGAGSRELVEEILDMRTGSHVLGAFNIDFDSFVDNVVFCALIDRVGKYQLAMQKVSSYSPMAESMPQMLREEAFHLAAGVVPLRRWVERAAQGGIAISMEMIQKVLNKWVPRGLEMFGDERGGGTNVRWGFKPMKNDEAQSQYYEELRKLVRDLNLRFLRARLPELTPGEAEATLARLEAGRGSERGVAFEELLQLPHIAFFRRRGVPAFQMVGVDGQAFVSRDEFVAHLRRVLPESYLAGRDFQEFLSLLDQVSSGSLPREKAAAHMPALRRVGGVCPCSRAVRWVVDEPQPTTAAATAL is encoded by the coding sequence ATGAGCATGACCGAGACCCTCCTGCCGAAGCCGTATCACGCCGCCGTCGAGCGGTTCCGCGATCTCTACCTGCCCGACTACGGTTTTCTGGTCGACAAATGGGAGACGCACTTCCCGCGCGAGCCGCGCTTCAAGCTCTGTGCCTACCGCGAATGCGGCATGTGCGGCGTCGTCGAGTGCGGCGAGCGCCAGGGCGAGGCGAAGTGGACCTCGGCGACGGCGATCCCCGAGGAGCAGGCGCGCCATCTGTTCGCGATGATCCGCGCCCAGGCGTCGACCGAGTTCGGCTCGATCCAGCAGCACCAGCTCACCCTCTCGCGCGCTGCCGACGAGGAAGAGCAGGTCTGGATCCTGCGCATGATGGCCGAGGAGCTGCGGCACGGCTACCAGATGCTGCATCTCCTGGTGGACGACGACTGGTCGGCGGCGACGGGCGCCGGAAGCCGCGAGCTGGTCGAGGAGATCCTCGACATGCGGACCGGCTCGCACGTGCTCGGCGCCTTCAACATCGACTTCGACTCGTTCGTCGACAACGTCGTCTTCTGCGCGCTGATCGACCGCGTCGGCAAGTACCAGTTGGCGATGCAGAAGGTGTCCTCCTATTCGCCGATGGCCGAGTCGATGCCGCAGATGCTGCGCGAGGAGGCGTTCCACCTCGCAGCCGGCGTCGTCCCGCTGCGCCGCTGGGTCGAACGGGCGGCGCAGGGCGGGATCGCCATCTCGATGGAGATGATCCAGAAGGTACTGAACAAGTGGGTGCCGCGCGGGCTCGAGATGTTCGGCGACGAGCGCGGTGGCGGCACCAACGTGCGCTGGGGCTTCAAGCCGATGAAGAACGACGAGGCCCAGTCCCAGTACTACGAGGAGTTGCGCAAGCTCGTCCGCGACCTCAACCTGCGCTTCCTGCGCGCCCGGCTGCCGGAGCTCACGCCCGGCGAGGCCGAGGCGACGCTCGCCCGGCTCGAGGCCGGGCGGGGGAGCGAGCGCGGCGTCGCCTTCGAAGAGCTGCTGCAGCTGCCTCACATCGCTTTCTTTCGCCGCCGCGGCGTCCCAGCCTTCCAGATGGTGGGTGTCGACGGCCAGGCGTTCGTGTCGCGCGACGAGTTCGTTGCCCATCTCCGCCGCGTCCTGCCGGAGTCGTATCTGGCCGGACGCGACTTCCAGGAGTTCCTCTCCCTGCTCGACCAGGTCTCGTCCGGCTCGCTGCCGCGCGAGAAGGCGGCGGCGCACATGCCGGCGCTGCGGCGGGTGGGAGGGGTCTGCCCATGCTCGCGGGCGGTGCGCTGGGTGGTGGACGAGCCACAGCCGACGACGGCCGCCGCGACGGCGCTCTGA